In Lodderomyces elongisporus chromosome 2, complete sequence, the following proteins share a genomic window:
- the RIM2 gene encoding Pyrimidine nucleotide transporter, mitochondrial (BUSCO:EOG09263HED), which translates to MRLTREEEKRLRVLEQDAESAYPFLASDEQSSTFRDRELIDELKSAESLKSQYQTQTSIPQKKETKPWVHFVAGGVGGTVGAVVTCPLDVVKTRLQSDVYHNVYNKTIKSGNPVRQAFQHLAETGGALREMYASEGVRSLFKGLGPNLVGVIPARSINFFTYGTTKDFLVRHFKQGDEKKEETWMHLVSGINAGFVTSTATNPIWLIKTRLQLDKSGSKVYKNSWDCLKSILKNEGFPSLYRGLSASYLGGIESTIQWVLYEQMRMFINRRSLQVHGTDPNNKSTKDHVLEWSARSGAAGLAKFMASLITYPHEVVRTRLRQAPLESTGKPKYTGLIQCFKLVFKEEGFASMYGGLTPHLLRTVPNSIIMFGTWELVVRLLSGGN; encoded by the coding sequence atgagACTTACacgagaagaagaaaaaaggctACGAGTGTTAGAGCAAGATGCAGAGAGTGCATATCCCTTCCTTGCCTCTGACGAACAATCATCAACTTTTAGAGACAGAGAGCTAATAGACGAATTGAAATCAGCAGAACTGCTCAAGAGTCAATATCAAACACAGACCTCTATCCCtcagaaaaaggaaaccaAGCCATGGGTACATTTTGTTGCAGGAGGCGTGGGAGGAACCGTGGGAGCAGTAGTGACATGTCCGCTCGATGTTGTTAAAACTAGATTGCAATCAGATGTCTaccacaatgtatataACAAGACTATAAAATCTGGTAACCCAGTAAGACAAGCATTCCAACATTTGGCAGAGACGGGCGGAGCTTTGAGAGAAATGTACGCCAGTGAAGGTGTGCGATCGTTATTTAAGGGTTTGGGGCCCAATTTGGTTGGTGTAATCCCAGCACGTTccatcaatttcttcaccTACGGTACGACAAAAGACTTTTTGGTACGACACTTTAAACAGGGAGAtgagaagaaggaagagaCGTGGATGCACCTTGTATCCGGTATCAATGCTGGATTTGTCACATCCACAGCAACCAACCCAATCTGGTTGATAAAAACAAGGCTACAATTGGACAAGTCTGGGCTGAAGGTATACAAGAATTCATGGGATTGTTTGAAAagtattttgaaaaatgaaggTTTCCCTAGTCTATACCGTGGATTGAGCGCATCTTACCTTGGAGGTATTGAAAGTACAATCCAGTGGGTCTTGTATGAACAAATGAGGATGTTTATAAATAGGAGATCATTACAAGTCCACGGAACAGATCCAAATAATAAATCTACAAAAGATCATGTCCTCGAGTGGTCGGCGAGATCTGGAGCTGCTGGTTTAGCCAAGTTCATGGCAAGTCTAATCACTTATCCTCATGAAGTTGTCAGGACTAGGTTGAGACAAGCTCCCTTGGAAAGTACCGGTAAACCCAAATATACTGGTTTGATACAGTGTTTCAAATTGGTGTTCAAGGAAGAAGGGTTTGCGAGTATGTACGGTGGGTTAACGCCTCATTTATTGAGAACAGTGCCGAATTCGATTATCATGTTTGGAACCTGGGAATTGGTTGTCAGGCTTCTCTCTGGAGGAAACTAA